The Ignavibacteria bacterium genome contains the following window.
TCGGCAAATACTTACAAAATCAAGGGGATTAACTATGGAACTCTGGCAAAAAATGATCAGAGACAGCATTCATTCAGTCGATCAACTCGTCGAGAAATTTAAACTCGATAGACGAGTGGCTGAAAGACTGGATAAATTCTTCCAGGCTCGCATCAATCCATATTATCTTAGTTTGATCCGTTATCCTGGCGATCCAATATGGTTGCAATGCGTTCCAGATGAAACAGAACTAAATGATATTGACGCTCCTGAAGATCCTTTGGGTGAAGATTCAATGAGTCCTGTTCCAAATATAACTCACAGATATCCTGATCGTGTTCTCTTTCTTACAACGAGCCAGTGTGGAATGTACTGTCGATTCTGTACAAGGAAGAGAAAGGTTGGTGATTCATCCAAAATTTCAATGCGAGGTCTTGAGGCAGCATTCAAATACATTGAAGAGCATAAAGAAATTCGAGATGTTATTCTTTCTGGTGGCGATCCATTGATGTTAACTGATGCAATGCTTGAAAAAATTCTTCAAAGATTAAGACAAATTCCTCATGTTGAAATAATTCGTCTCGGTACTCGAATGCCAGTAGTTCTTCCACATCGAATTACCCCGAAACTTGTAAGGATGCTGAAGAAATATCATCCAATTTATGTGAATACTCATTTTAATCATCCCTGGGAAATTACTCCTGAAAGCAAACGAGCCTGCGAACTTTTAGCCGATGCTGGAATTCCGATTGGTAATCAAACCGTACTTATGAAAGGCGTAAATGATGATCCAGAAGTTATTAAAGAACTTTTCAGAAAATTACTTTTAATGAGAGTTAGACCTTATTACTTGTATCAAGCTGATTTGACAAAAGGTGCAAATCA
Protein-coding sequences here:
- a CDS encoding KamA family radical SAM protein; its protein translation is MELWQKMIRDSIHSVDQLVEKFKLDRRVAERLDKFFQARINPYYLSLIRYPGDPIWLQCVPDETELNDIDAPEDPLGEDSMSPVPNITHRYPDRVLFLTTSQCGMYCRFCTRKRKVGDSSKISMRGLEAAFKYIEEHKEIRDVILSGGDPLMLTDAMLEKILQRLRQIPHVEIIRLGTRMPVVLPHRITPKLVRMLKKYHPIYVNTHFNHPWEITPESKRACELLADAGIPIGNQTVLMKGVNDDPEVIKELFRKLLLMRVRPYYLYQADLTKGANHFRTPVKVGLEIMDKLRGHTSGLAVPYYVIDAPGGGGKIPLLPQYVLYQDDEKLILRNYKYETFVYPDVKPEEYRSGIPVQTETYESNSTISLPVIQYQNENE